In Zea mays cultivar B73 chromosome 7, Zm-B73-REFERENCE-NAM-5.0, whole genome shotgun sequence, the following proteins share a genomic window:
- the LOC100382364 gene encoding 1-aminocyclopropane-1-carboxylate oxidase 1-like precursor: MMVLYLFSLILLFPPALQILNHGISTELMDEVEKLTKEHYKRVREQRFLEFASKTLGDGRDIAQGVKAENLDWESTFFVRHLPEPNIAEIPDLDDEYRRVMKRFAGELEALAERLLDLLCENLGLDRGYLARAFRGPSKGAPTFGTKVSSYPPCPRPDLVSGLRAHTDAGGIILLFQDDRVGGLQLLKDGEWVDVPPMRHAVVVNLGDQLEVITNGRYKSVMHRVVAQPSGNRMSIASFYNPGSDAVIFPAPALVKAEEAAAGAYPSFVFEDYMKLYVRHKFEAKEPRFEAFKSMETDSSNRIAIA; the protein is encoded by the coding sequence ATGATGGTGCTCTATCTGTTTTCTTTAATCCTATTATTCCCTCCTGCCCTGCAGATTCTGAACCACGGCATCTCGACGGAGCTGATGGACGAGGTAGAGAAGCTGACCAAGGAGCACTACAAGCGGGTGCGCGAGCAGAGGTTCCTCGAGTTCGCCAGCAAGACGCTCGGGGACGGCCGCGACATTGCGCAGGGCGTGAAGGCGGAGAACCTGGACTGGGAGAGCACCTTCTTCGTCCGCCACCTCCCGGAGCCCAACATCGCCGAGATACCGGACCTGGACGACGAGTACCGGCGCGTCATGAAGCGGTTCGCCGGCGAGCTGGAGGCGCTGGCGGAGCGGCTGCTGGACCTGCTGTGCGAGAACCTCGGCCTCGACAGGGGCTACCTGGCGCGCGCGTTCCGCGGGCCCAGCAAGGGCGCCCCGACGTTCGGCACCAAGGTCAGCAGCTACCCGCCGTGCCCGCGCCCGGACCTCGTCAGCGGCCTGCGCGCGCACACCGACGCCGGCGGCATCATCCTGCTGTTCCAGGACGACCGGGTGGGCGGCCTCCAGCTGCTCAAGGACGGCGAGTGGGTTGACGTGCCGCCCATGCGCCACGCCGTCGTCGTCAACCTGGGCGACCAGCTGGAGGTGATCACCAACGGCAGGTACAAGAGCGTCATGCACCGGGTGGTGGCGCAGCCCAGCGGGAACAGGATGTCCATCGCGTCCTTCTACAACCCGGGCAGCGACGCGGTCATCTTCCCGGCGCCGGCGCTGGTCAAGGCCGAGGAGGCGGCAGCGGGGGCGTACCCCAGCTTCGTCTTCGAGGACTACATGAAGCTGTACGTGCGGCACAAGTTCGAGGCCAAGGAGCCACGGTTCGAGGCCTTCAAGTCCATGGAGACGGACAGCTCCAATCGCATAGCCATCGCGTGA
- the LOC100382364 gene encoding 1-aminocyclopropane-1-carboxylate oxidase 1-like isoform X1 gives MAPALSFPIIDMGLLAGEERPAAMELLQDACENWGFFEILNHGISTELMDEVEKLTKEHYKRVREQRFLEFASKTLGDGRDIAQGVKAENLDWESTFFVRHLPEPNIAEIPDLDDEYRRVMKRFAGELEALAERLLDLLCENLGLDRGYLARAFRGPSKGAPTFGTKVSSYPPCPRPDLVSGLRAHTDAGGIILLFQDDRVGGLQLLKDGEWVDVPPMRHAVVVNLGDQLEVITNGRYKSVMHRVVAQPSGNRMSIASFYNPGSDAVIFPAPALVKAEEAAAGAYPSFVFEDYMKLYVRHKFEAKEPRFEAFKSMETDSSNRIAIA, from the exons ATGGCGCCTGCATTGTCATTCCCGATCATCGACATGGGGCTGCTCGCCGGGGAGGAGAGGCCGGCGGCGATGGAGCTGCTGCAAGATGCGTGCGAGAACTGGGGCTTCTTCGAG ATTCTGAACCACGGCATCTCGACGGAGCTGATGGACGAGGTAGAGAAGCTGACCAAGGAGCACTACAAGCGGGTGCGCGAGCAGAGGTTCCTCGAGTTCGCCAGCAAGACGCTCGGGGACGGCCGCGACATTGCGCAGGGCGTGAAGGCGGAGAACCTGGACTGGGAGAGCACCTTCTTCGTCCGCCACCTCCCGGAGCCCAACATCGCCGAGATACCGGACCTGGACGACGAGTACCGGCGCGTCATGAAGCGGTTCGCCGGCGAGCTGGAGGCGCTGGCGGAGCGGCTGCTGGACCTGCTGTGCGAGAACCTCGGCCTCGACAGGGGCTACCTGGCGCGCGCGTTCCGCGGGCCCAGCAAGGGCGCCCCGACGTTCGGCACCAAGGTCAGCAGCTACCCGCCGTGCCCGCGCCCGGACCTCGTCAGCGGCCTGCGCGCGCACACCGACGCCGGCGGCATCATCCTGCTGTTCCAGGACGACCGGGTGGGCGGCCTCCAGCTGCTCAAGGACGGCGAGTGGGTTGACGTGCCGCCCATGCGCCACGCCGTCGTCGTCAACCTGGGCGACCAGCTGGAGGTGATCACCAACGGCAGGTACAAGAGCGTCATGCACCGGGTGGTGGCGCAGCCCAGCGGGAACAGGATGTCCATCGCGTCCTTCTACAACCCGGGCAGCGACGCGGTCATCTTCCCGGCGCCGGCGCTGGTCAAGGCCGAGGAGGCGGCAGCGGGGGCGTACCCCAGCTTCGTCTTCGAGGACTACATGAAGCTGTACGTGCGGCACAAGTTCGAGGCCAAGGAGCCACGGTTCGAGGCCTTCAAGTCCATGGAGACGGACAGCTCCAATCGCATAGCCATCGCGTGA